The Halobaculum magnesiiphilum genome contains the following window.
TTCCGCGTCGGCGACTTCTACAAGGCGTTCTGCGAGGCCGCCGACGAGGTCGCCCGCGTCTGCGAGCTCACCCGGATCGAACGCGAGGACTCCACCGGCACCTACACCGCCTGCGGCATCCCCGTCGACAACGCCCCGAAGTACCTGAAGCGCCTGCTCGACGCCGAGTACCGCGTCGCCGTCGCCGACCAGGTGGAGGACCCCGAGGAGGCCTCCGGCCTCGTCGAGCGCGCGGTCACGCAGGTGCTCACCCCCGGCACCGTCGTCGAGGAGGAGTTACTCGCCGAGGGGTCGAACACCTACGTCGCCTGTGTCGCGAGCGAGGCCGAGGGAACCGAGGCCTCGGCCCGAACGGGGAGCGGAGCGACCCGTGAGGACGAGGACCAGAACGACCCCGCCTACGGCGTCGCGTACGTCGACGTGTCGACCGGCGAATGCGCCGTCACCGCCGGCGACGCGGCCGCCGTCGACGAGGAACTCGCGCGGATCGACCCCGCCGAACTCCTCGTCGCCCCCGGCGTCGACCCCGCCGTCGTCGACGGCGCCGACTGCATGCGAACCGAACGCGACCCGGAGACGTTCGACCCCGAGGCCGCCCGCGGGGTGCTCGACCGCTACGCCGACCCCGACCGGTTCGACGCCGCCGAGCGCGTCGCCGCCGGCGCGCTGCTGTCGTACGCCGAGTACACCCAGGGCGACGACGGCCCCCTGGAGTACGTCCGTCGCGTGCGGCGGTACGACCCCCGGCGCTCGCTGCGCCTCGATGCGACCGCGCTCAGGGGGCTGGAGCTGTTCGAGAACCACGTCGGGTCCGGGCGGACGCTGTTCGACACGCTCGACGAGACGCGCTCGGCGCTGGGCCGTCGGCGCCTGCGCGCGTGGCTTCGTCGACCGCTCGTCGACCGCGAGGCGATCGAGGCGCGCCACGACGCGGTCGCGGCGTTCGCCGAACGCACGCTCGCCCGCGAGGCGGTTCGCGACGCCCTCTCGGCCGCCTACGATCTGGAACGGCTCGCGGGGCGGATCTCCCGGGGGCGCGCGAACGCCCGCGACCTCCGGTCGCTCTACGACACGCTCGCGGCGGTGCCCGACATCCGCGAGGCGATCGGCGGCGTCGACGCGCTGGCCGAGGTTCGCGGTGACCTCGACCCGCTCGACGACCTCCGTGAGCTGATCGACGAGGCCGTCGTCGAGGAGCCCCCCCAGGAGATCACCGAGGGCGGCGTGATCCGCGCGGGCTACGACGGGGAACTCGACGAGATCCGGACGACCGCCCGCGAGGGACGCGAGTGGATCGCGAACCTGGAGGAGCGCGAGCGCGAGCGCACCGGCATCGACAACCTGGAGGTGGGGTACACACAGGTCCACGGCTACTACATCGAGGTGACGAACGGGCAGCTCGAGAAGGTGCCCGACGACTACACCCGCCGCCAGACGCTGAAGAACTCCGAGCGCTTCTACACGCCCGAGCTGAAGCGCCGCGAGGACGAGATCCTCGGCGCCGAGGAGCGCGCCGACGCCCTGGAGTACGAGCTGTTCGCCGACCTGCGCGACCGGGTCGCCGACGAGTCCGACCGGATCGGCGCGCTCGCGGACGCCGTCGCCCGCGTCGACGCGCTCGCGGCGCTCGCGACCGCAGCCGTCCAGCGCGACTACGTCCGCCCGGAGATGGGCGCCGACGGGATCGCGCTCGATCGCTCGCGACACCCGGTCGTCGAGGAGACGGAGCCGGAGTTCGTCCCGAACGACGCCGCCCTCCCGCGGGGGACCGTCGCGCTGATCACCGGCCCGAACATGAGCGGGAAGTCGACGTACATGCGCCAGGTGGCGCTCGCGGTCGTGCTCGCGCAGGCCGGCTCGTTTGTCCCCGCCGACGCCGCGCGCCTCCCGGTGGTCGACCGGGTGTTCACCCGCGTCGGCGCCAGCGACGACATCGCCGGCGGCGAGTCGACGTTCATGCGCGAGATGCGCGAGCTGACCGACGTGCTCCACGACGCGACCGGCGACTCGCTGGTCCTGCTCGACGAGGTGGGCCGCGGCACCTCGACGGCCGACGGCCGGGCCATCGCCCGCGCGGCCGTCGAGTTCCTCCACGACGAGACCGGCGCGACGACCCTCTTCGCGACCCACTACCACGAACTCACGGATCTGGCGGACGAGTACGAGCGCGTCGTCAACCGCCACTTCGCGGCGACCGAGCGCGACGGCGTTCGCGGGAGCGAAGCTCCCGCGAGCCAACCAGAAACGCCCCGCGTTTCTGGTGACGAGGTGACGTTCCTCCACCGGATCCGCGAGGGGGCCGCCTCCTCGTCGTACGGCGTCGAGGTCGCCGAGCTGGCGGGCGTTCCCGAGTCCGTCGTCGCCCGCGCGCACGACCTCGTCGCCGCCGACCGCGACCGCGACGAGGGAGAACCGACAGTCGACGCCGGGTCCGGGTCCGGGTCCGGGTCCGCCGGGGCGACACCCCAGCGCACGCTCGACGAGATTTCGACGAACGGGCACGGCCACGGCGACGACGGCGGCGACGCGCCGTCCGCCGACCCCGAACCGCCCGCCGTCCGCGACGACGCCGTCGCCGACCTGCTCGCGGACCTCCTCGACCACCCGCTCGCGGAGACGACGCCCTTGGAGGCGCTGAACGCGCTGCACGAGTACCAGCGCCGCGCCGAGGAGGCCGCGAACGCCGACGACGCGGGTGAGAGGGCGTGAGCGAGGAGTCGTCCGGTACAGCGGTCCGCGAACTGTCCGAGGACACCGTCGAGCGCATCGCCGCGGGCGAGGTGATCACCCGGCCCGCCCGCGTCGTCGCCGAGCTGGTGGAGAACGCGCTCGACGCCGGCGCCGACCGGATCGAGGTGGCCGTCGACGGCGACGGCACCGACCGGATCCGGGTCGCCGACGACGGCCGCGGGATGGGCCGCGAGGACGCCGCCCGCGCGGTCGAGCCGCACACGACGAGCAAGATCCGTGCGGCCGACGACCTCCGAACGTCGACCACGATGGGCTTTCGCGGCGAGGCGCTGGCCGCGATCGCCGACGCCGGCGACCTCGACCTCGTGACGAGCGACGGCGCCGCGGTCGGAACGCGCGTGACCGTGTCGGACGGCGAGAAGACGGTCGAGGACGCCGGGCGCGGGCGCGGCACCACGGCCGTCGTGACGGACCTGTTCGGCGACCGCCCCGCGCGCCGGGAGTCGCTGGCGTCGCCCGCCAGGGAGTTCGGCCGAATATCGGAGCTGCTCACGTCGTACGCGCTCGCCCGACCCGAGGTGGCGTTCTCGCTGGACCACGACGGCCGCGAGACGGCGTCGACGCCGGGAACCGGGCTCCGGGACGCGCTGGTGGCGCTGTACGGCCGGGAGACCGGCGGCGAGTCGACGGCGGTCACCCACCGCGCCGGCGTCGATCTGGCCGACC
Protein-coding sequences here:
- the mutS gene encoding DNA mismatch repair protein MutS, with product MLDRREELTPMLAQYVEVAERYDDAIVLFRVGDFYKAFCEAADEVARVCELTRIEREDSTGTYTACGIPVDNAPKYLKRLLDAEYRVAVADQVEDPEEASGLVERAVTQVLTPGTVVEEELLAEGSNTYVACVASEAEGTEASARTGSGATREDEDQNDPAYGVAYVDVSTGECAVTAGDAAAVDEELARIDPAELLVAPGVDPAVVDGADCMRTERDPETFDPEAARGVLDRYADPDRFDAAERVAAGALLSYAEYTQGDDGPLEYVRRVRRYDPRRSLRLDATALRGLELFENHVGSGRTLFDTLDETRSALGRRRLRAWLRRPLVDREAIEARHDAVAAFAERTLAREAVRDALSAAYDLERLAGRISRGRANARDLRSLYDTLAAVPDIREAIGGVDALAEVRGDLDPLDDLRELIDEAVVEEPPQEITEGGVIRAGYDGELDEIRTTAREGREWIANLEERERERTGIDNLEVGYTQVHGYYIEVTNGQLEKVPDDYTRRQTLKNSERFYTPELKRREDEILGAEERADALEYELFADLRDRVADESDRIGALADAVARVDALAALATAAVQRDYVRPEMGADGIALDRSRHPVVEETEPEFVPNDAALPRGTVALITGPNMSGKSTYMRQVALAVVLAQAGSFVPADAARLPVVDRVFTRVGASDDIAGGESTFMREMRELTDVLHDATGDSLVLLDEVGRGTSTADGRAIARAAVEFLHDETGATTLFATHYHELTDLADEYERVVNRHFAATERDGVRGSEAPASQPETPRVSGDEVTFLHRIREGAASSSYGVEVAELAGVPESVVARAHDLVAADRDRDEGEPTVDAGSGSGSGSAGATPQRTLDEISTNGHGHGDDGGDAPSADPEPPAVRDDAVADLLADLLDHPLAETTPLEALNALHEYQRRAEEAANADDAGERA